GGTACTACGCGTTTTCCCCTATAACGGACACAGCTTAGCTGCAGCGAGAAACCATTATGTTTGGGTGAGCGAAGGTAAGGCAACCCCACCGTTGGTCTCGAACAGTAAAAAATCGGAGGAATGGTGCAGAGTCATACCTACCTCCCCGCATGGGAAAAAGTAACAGATTTATTTTACGATCCAACGGACGATGGACGCGCGCATTTTGACACCTCCAACTCCCGCGCCTACACCCCAAGCGTGTACCCTTTTCCGATCGCTTGTAGATAGTTTGTCGTAAACCACACGAGAGTTTTCTCGCACCACGCAGCCACACGCATTTTCCGGCTAGCCAATCGTCACCAACGCAATTGTAGGCGAAAATAAATTGTGTACGCGTGGACCACACATTCTGGGAGCTAGCTCTGGGATGTTACTCATTCGCTTACCATTCGCCGGCTAGTGGGGTAGAACTCGAGCCAATCAATACGGCGGACGGTTTCGCgctgaaaataaacaattccaCGCGCAAACTAAGTAAAGCAGGTAGCACGTGTTTCATATTGTGCTGCTCGCTCTTTCCCTTCATCATGTTCCCGGTTCATAGGTTCCCTTCGCTACTAAATATCCCCGTCCCATAAACAGAATGCAAGGAGCATTGGAAAACAAGTAATATGCATTCGTGGCGCATACCACAAAGCGGGCGCCTGGTTGCTATTAGCAGCAGCTCCGAAAGAGACAGTGGCGTGCTGCATATTATGAGCGTACCACGAAAGTGCAATTAAGTTACATAAATTTATCTAGCCACACTCTGTCAGGGTCTTTCTTGGCTAGATGCTCACATTACTCATAGTATGGGCAATAACTGCGTTAGCATCGAGAATCGCATATTTTAAATGCTTACAAAGATTATCTTGTAACAACACAGATGACCACCTTTGAAGCAACTTTAAACGTTACTTCGTACGTTACTTCAGACCAGACCTCGTTGAATAATAACTATGGCAGTTACACATTACTCTGCTTCGACTACGCAACAACTTTGTGACCAGCCGGCAATAACAAAGAAAGTACTTGTCCTGTCGTCTTCGTTATTTTGCTTCTCTGTAAATGAATTATTGTGCGTTGCAGTCGTAGACCGGGAATTCATATGGATTCCCTGGAGTTCTTCCTCCCCGTCGTGCTTCGTTAGTAAAACCGAAATTTCTACCCACGCCGGAGTACTTAGGTTGGCGTAAGGATGCACACATGCGGTGTAGCTTACTATTTGTACAGCAACAATAATTTAATATAGATACGGACGGACTACGCTCTTGATGACCGAACAAAGCTGTTCTGAGGGGCAGCAGAAAAATCTATATAAGCCAGGGCTCAACACTCAGCCCAACTTATTCTGTCTGAAGCAAATGTATTGATAACAAGGCGAAACTTGCTGTCAAGAGACTTTCTTTTGCAGTGATTGTTACTGTGTTACCAATCAGCACTGTGAATCGGTACCGTTGCGTGCCTGACCTTTTGCAAGTGAACTTCGCACATACGTTTGCGTTCAGTGTCCGGCGCATCAGTCTCTTAGCGCATGTCGCAACGAAGTTCAGTGACGCTCCACGACTCCAGCATACAACCTGATTCTACAATGAGTTTCGAAACAACCGCATTCTTCGACTGGGCATCCGGCACAGGTGCCTCCATCTGGGAAGCTGTGGCACGCAACTTCAGCTATGCTGGCCCCTTTGGTCCAACCGGTCCAATTGGAAAGAGCAGAAACGGAACCGTGCAGGAAGAAAGTCGGCTTGATCTTCTGCTATCACCAACTCAGTTCGGTATCGTTTCGGGATTGgtactgtttttgtttttacgacACAAAATGATCCGGTGGAGAGAGGAACACGACGACTTAAAGTTTACCAGTGGTGCGATGGATATGCGGCGAGCCATCTACACGTTCCTCGCGTTTCTTGAGTTTGTGTTAATTTCGCCATTGCTTGTTGGCGTGATTCTGGTGTTTAAGTTCTATCGCACGGCTATCGAACTCGTGCTACGACAACGTCACGGAAACCACTTCAAAGGGCTTTTGGACGGAGCGGACGTTGTGTGGgcaatcgaaaatgaaaactccCGCGGAATGATCAACATCCTGACACACGTTGAAGAACCGTCCGGTGGCCATCACTCGACCATTAGTGCAGAAATTCTGCTCACCCTGCGTAAACGTATTTCGTCACGGCTGATGGGCTACTATCAGCCCCATCCCAAAATGTTCTGGAAGCGCAACGTAGAACTGGGCTATTACTTTTGGTCTGATCAGTCTCAACTCACCGTAGAAGATTACATACGGTACCTGGAGCTCGTTCCGTTATCGGAAGGGCAATCGCACATCGAGGAACACCATTTGAGGACATTGCTAAGTGCAATCAACAACCGTAACCTTCCTGCCGCTCATACTTCGTCCTGGGAAGTTCTCGTTGGCCGCCAACCGATAATCGATGAAAGCAAACACATTTTGAAATATCCGGTAAGTAACTGTGTGGTGAATGAATGAACTCCTTCCTGAAAGACTCACGTTTGTCAACATCTTAACGAAATAGATACTTTTCCGTGTCCATCATTCGCTGGGCGATGGTGTGGCGCTAATGCGTCTGCTGTTGGAATCGATCGTTGATAGGGAGGTACCATCACGCTGGAAATACTTATCCAAGCTTAAAGTGATGAACATCAACTACATTCTTGAGAACAACAACACATCGGCACATCAAAATCTATACAAACAGGAAACTCGCAGCGTTCGTTTATGGAAAAAGCTTCCTTCTGTCGCAGATTTGGTAATGCAGATGGACCGGATGCGACGGATTCTGTGGACCATTTATACAGCACCGGCATTTTTTCACGATGTGTCGAGACGACAGGTGGATAGTAATTGCATTCATGCAACAAAAATGTCGCACGAAAAGGTGGTCAGTTGGCTGTATGAGGAAAACACCGGTCACACGATGGTTGACATCATTAAACGTACCAAACGGCTATTGCCGGGTACAAGATTTTCAGACGTATTCCTGGCGGCATTATCATCCAGTTTGGAGCAGTACTTCAGGAACCGATGCGACCAACTCCCCCCTGCTCAAAGCCTCACTGTAGTGCTTCCTGCCAGAATCGAGAAAGAATGTAAGTGAtcgaaaatattgattgatGTATCTTACTCTTGCTTTCTTTTTACACCAATTTAATTATCACTTTAGCTCCCCACTTGAAGCTACACAATCGTTTTTCGGTGGCACTTCAAACATTGCCCATCGCATCCGGTATATGCTTAGAGGACTCCAACCGCTGTCTCGCACTTCGAAAGCGCATCCTTGCTATAAAGAGCCATTCGGACGCGTTACGCTCTTCGTCCGATTACATGGTTCGTACCGTCAGTGCTGTTGAGGGAACTCAAAGTAAAACCGGCACTATATTCAAGTTAATTTACAGATAAACTTTTGGATCATGTCGAAAATGACTTGTCTCTTCCCGGAGGCCATCCTACGAAGGATTCTCAAAAGCGCACACAGCACAATAGCGATCTCGAATCTGCCGGGCCCGCAACAACTACCCCGCATCCAAGGACGCGAACTAAAAAATCTGAGTTTCTTCATTCCGAATCTAGGCACTACCGCCGTGGGAATCACGCTCCTCACGTACGGTGGTAAGCTACAGTTGGGCATACTTGCCGACAGAGCTGTTATTGGCACCGAAGACGAAGCTCACAGCATTCTGCAGGGGGCGGTCGATGAGCTGGAAAAAATGGGTCACTTGCTGACGGAAGGGCTATGAGCCGGAACTGTTTGTGACAGCGTGCTTTTGTGCCTTTTGAATTTTGGACTGCAGTAACACTTACCAAATCTCATTACTCCTGATAAGCCTAACAAGGAATGCAACCAACGGAACTCACAACCTCCTGGAAGCATGTCCAAGAGACAAAAAAACGCCTaataaatttttcaacttttgcaTGTAAATTGCAATTTGAATGTGTATTTcgattttgaattttggtATGATCTAGGTCTTTTGATCTAGAGCATTTTGATCAAAAGCAACGGTTCAACCCTGCCGTTTGGTGAAGAGACTAATAAATTGTAAACTTCGTTCATACCTGGCGGCAACGTGAAACGTCAAAGCTCAGTTGTCAGAGTGTGGCAACGGGAAACCGATTTGCCGCTTTATTCCGCTTAAGTATTAAACGGTGTTGCGTCGTAATTGCGCAGTCCTAATTGTTTCCGATTTCTACGTTGATATTGTTACCGCTTCTACGGATCATAATGCCGAAGGCTCAGAAAGGCTCTCAGCCTGCAGACAAAG
The nucleotide sequence above comes from Anopheles bellator chromosome 1, idAnoBellAS_SP24_06.2, whole genome shotgun sequence. Encoded proteins:
- the LOC131205651 gene encoding uncharacterized protein LOC131205651, which gives rise to MSQRSSVTLHDSSIQPDSTMSFETTAFFDWASGTGASIWEAVARNFSYAGPFGPTGPIGKSRNGTVQEESRLDLLLSPTQFGIVSGLVLFLFLRHKMIRWREEHDDLKFTSGAMDMRRAIYTFLAFLEFVLISPLLVGVILVFKFYRTAIELVLRQRHGNHFKGLLDGADVVWAIENENSRGMINILTHVEEPSGGHHSTISAEILLTLRKRISSRLMGYYQPHPKMFWKRNVELGYYFWSDQSQLTVEDYIRYLELVPLSEGQSHIEEHHLRTLLSAINNRNLPAAHTSSWEVLVGRQPIIDESKHILKYPILFRVHHSLGDGVALMRLLLESIVDREVPSRWKYLSKLKVMNINYILENNNTSAHQNLYKQETRSVRLWKKLPSVADLVMQMDRMRRILWTIYTAPAFFHDVSRRQVDSNCIHATKMSHEKVVSWLYEENTGHTMVDIIKRTKRLLPGTRFSDVFLAALSSSLEQYFRNRCDQLPPAQSLTVVLPARIEKESPHLKLHNRFSVALQTLPIASGICLEDSNRCLALRKRILAIKSHSDALRSSSDYMINFWIMSKMTCLFPEAILRRILKSAHSTIAISNLPGPQQLPRIQGRELKNLSFFIPNLGTTAVGITLLTYGGKLQLGILADRAVIGTEDEAHSILQGAVDELEKMGHLLTEGL